One Gadus chalcogrammus isolate NIFS_2021 chromosome 22, NIFS_Gcha_1.0, whole genome shotgun sequence genomic window carries:
- the LOC130375624 gene encoding H-2 class I histocompatibility antigen, Q9 alpha chain-like — translation MKALTGLLLLVFGRVVSSVIHSLHYVYTASSGLSTFPEFVVVGMVDGVQLLHYDSNSKRIVLKQDWVEQVTRDNPDYLERSNGLSRGSQQAFKANIGILKQRFNQTGGAHMFQEMYGCEWDDEDDYTDGYDQFGYDGEDFISLDLETLTWVAPVRQAVITKRRLDQDRGYNQQQKHYLTKECVDWLKKYLSYGKSTLQRTERPRVSLLQRSPSSPVVCHATGFYPDRVVVFWRRDGQELHEQVDPGEVLPNHDGTFQVSVDLNLTAVPQEDWGRYECVVQLRGIEDISTPLDPALIRTNWGESGLTIPIIIGSLVLLLAAAAVVGVLLYKKRNDSEKRPKLVGSDTSSVNTEGQNPAPEAQPLTTG, via the exons tgatTCACTCTCTGCATTATGTCTACACGGCGTCGTCTGGACTCTCAACCTTCCcagagtttgttgttgttgggatGGTGGATGGAGTTCAGTTGCTTCACTATGACAGCAACAGTAAGAGAATAGTCCTCAAACAGGACTGGGTGGAGCAGGTCACCAGAGATAACCCAGACTACCTGGAGAGGAGCAATGGACTCTCTCGGGGTTCCCAGCAGGCCTTCAAAGCCAACATTGGGATTCTGAAGCAGCGCTTTAACCAGACAGGAG gtgcccACATGTTTCAGGAGATGTATGGTTGTGAgtgggatgatgaggatgattatACTGATGGTTATGATCAGTTTGGTTATGATGGAGAGGACTTCATATCGTTGGACCTGGAGACCCTGACCTGGGTCGCTCCAGTACGTCAGGCTGTCATCACCAAACGGAGATTGGATCAGGATAGAGGTTATAATCAACAGCAGAAGCACTACCTCACCAAGGAGTgtgttgattggctgaagaaGTACCTGTCCTATGGGAAGAGCACTCTGCAGAGAACAG agcgtccgcgggtgtctctgctccagaggagcccctcctccccagtggtgtgccatgctacaggcttctaccctgacagggtggtggtgttctggaggagagacggccaGGAGCTCCATGAGCAGGTGGACCCCGGGGAGGTCCTCCCCAACCACGACGGGACCTTCCAGGTCAGCGTGGACCTCAACCTCACGGCCGTCCCAcaggaggactgggggaggtACGAGTGTGTGGTCCAGCTGAGAGGCATCGAGGacatctccacccccctggaccccgccctcatcaggaccaactggg GCGAGAGTGGCCTCACCATCCCCATCATCATTGGGTCGCttgttctcctcctcgctgctgctgctgttgttggagTCCTTCTGTACAAGAAGAGAAACG ATTCAGAGAAGCGACCCAAACTAGTTG GTTCTGACACCAGCTCTGTGAACACTGAGGGGCAGAATCCGGCTCCTGAGGCCCAACCTCTGACCACA